From Mya arenaria isolate MELC-2E11 chromosome 12, ASM2691426v1, the proteins below share one genomic window:
- the LOC128211510 gene encoding insulin-degrading enzyme-like: MLFRNFLTVFASKRLTKLVTFTSVIPRYQAMSTVNQAQIKHCLSNDEIVKSEGDDREYRALELTNGMRVFLISDPNTDKSSAAMDVYVGHMKDPKDIPGLAHFCEHMLFLGTKKYPEENEYTKFLNEHAGASNAFTSNEHTNYFFDVGPEYLNGALDRFAQFFLEPLFTATATEREINAVNSENDKNLQNDSWRIYQLEKSLSNPSHDYNKFGTGNKHTLETRSKQLGYDVREELLKFHDQYYSANLMSLTILGKENLDQLSEMVVPLFSGVDNLDLSIPEWTEHPYGPEQLGNMCYVTPVKDIRNLNITWSIPDLHNYYKTNPGHYLGHLIGHEGKGSLLSELKARGWVNTLAGGQQAGARGFMFFIVNVDLTEEGLEHVDDIITLTYQYLNMLKNEGPREWIFKECADLGRMQFRFKDKERPRSYTSAISGILQDYPMNEVLCAHYLQTDYKPELITMVLDKLLPSKMRVSVIAKKFEGQTDKKEEWYGTDYNIKKIPDEKIKMWETCGVSDKLSLPEINEFIPTNFELVPRETEQSSVPRMIKDSGMARLWFKQDNTFKLPKAFANFELTSPLAYLDPLHANMAVMFVQLFKDALNEYAYNAEIAGLKYNFNSTAYGVALSVKGYNDKLDVLLMRVLEKMVTFEIDPKRYDIIKELYGRSLRNFDAEQPHQHAVYFTNVVMSEQLWTQEELLDSLQEVSLEKLKLFIPQLFSKMYIEGLVYGNVTRKSSLAMCEMLEGILREKVGTRELLPSQRRRLREIQLPDGCYYVYQKTNGVHKSSSIEIYYQVGQQKTNTNMLLELFVQIISEPCFNVLRTKEQLGYIVFSGIRRQSGVQGLRVIVQSDKPPQYVEGRIEAFLDSMKETLKDMKEEEFQKHVSALSIKRLEKPKKMSTEYANYTSEIVSQQYNFDRDNVEVSFLKTVTKDDLFNFYQDNIAESAPRRHKLSVHILSTAPKPQGDGDATDTAAATDTTAADNSEEAGTLLQPTIVEDVNAFKRDMGLFPLAKPYIDLQKALSKL; encoded by the exons gtATCAAGCAATGAGTACGGTTAACCAAGCACAGATCAAGCATTGCTTGTCCAATGATGAAATAGTGAAATCTGAAGGTGATGATCGAGAATACAGAGCCCTGGAACTGACCAATGGAATGAGAGTTTTCCTCATAAGTGACCCGAATACAGACAAGTCTTCGGCGGCCATGGATGTTTATGTTG GTCACATGAAAGATCCCAAGGATATTCCTGGCTTGGCACATTTCTGTGAGCATATGCTGTTCCTTGGGACGAAAAAG TATCCGGAGGAAAATGAATACACAAAG TTTCTGAATGAGCATGCTGGGGCCTCCAATGCATTCACTTCAAATGAGCATACCAACTACTTCTTTGACGTTGGCCCTGAGTATTTAAATGGAGCATTGGACAG GTTTGCCCAGTTTTTCCTAGAGCCTTTGTTCACTGCCACGGCCACTGAACGCGAGATAAATGCTGTGAAttcagaaaatgataaaaacctGCAGAATGACTCGTGGAGGATTTACCAGCTGGAAAAATCCCTCTCAAACCCAAGTCATGATTACAACAAGTTCGGGACAG GAAACAAGCATACCCTGGAGACGAGGTCTAAGCAGCTTGGCTATGATGTTCGTGAAGAGCTGTTAAAATTCCATGACCAGTACTACTCTGCCAACCTTATGTCGCTTACCATTCTTGGCAAAG AAAATCTAGACCAACTATCGGAGATGGTGGTACCCCTGTTTTCGGGTGTGGACAACTTAGACTTATCTATACCAGAGTGGACTGAACACCCGTACGGCCCGGAGCAGCTGGGGAATATGTGTTATGTGACGCCTGTGAAAGACATCCGTAATCTGAACATCACCTGGTCAATTCCAGACCTACACAACTACTACAAGACAAAC CCTGGTCACTACCTGGGTCACTTGATCGGCCATGAAGGCAAGGGAAGTCTGCTCTCTGAGTTGAAGGCTAGAG GTTGGGTGAACACACTGGCGGGAGGACAGCAGGCAGGAGCTCGGGGATTCATGTTCTTTATCGTCAATGTCGACCTTACAGAGGAGGGGCTAG AACATGTTGATGACATAATAACACTGACCTACCAATATTTGAACATGCTGAAAAATGAAGGACCCCGGGAATGGATATTCAAGGAGTGCGCT GACCTGGGTCGAATGCAGTTCAGGTTCAAGGACAAGGAGAGGCCCAGAAGTTATACATCCGCTATATCAGGGATCCTGCAG GACTACCCAATGAACGAGGTACTATGTGCCCACTACCTGCAAACAGACTACAAACCAGAGCTCATTACCATGGTACTTGATAAATTGCTGCCTAGCAAAATGAG AGTGTCTGTAATTGCCAAGAAGTTTGAGGGACAGACGGACAAGAAAGAGGAATGGTATGGCACCGACTACAATATTAAGAAAATACCGGATGAAAAAATCAAG ATGTGGGAGACCTGCGGCGTTAGCGACAAACTTAGCCTGCCAGAAATCAACGAATTCATCCCGACAAATTTTGAACTGGTTCCCAGAGAAACAGAG CAATCCAGTGTGCCCAGGATGATAAAG GACAGTGGGATGGCACGACTGTGGTTCAAGCAGGATAACACATTCAAACTGCCAAAAGCTTTTGCCAACTTTGAACTTACCAG TCCTCTGGCATACCTGGACCCTCTACACGCAAACATGGCGGTGATGTTTGTGCAGCTGTTCAAAGATGCGCTTAATGAGTATGCGTACAATGCTGAGATAGCTGGTCTGAAGTATAACTTCAATAGCACTGCCTATGGTGTGGCT CTGAGTGTGAAAGGCTATAATGACAAGCTCGATGTTCTTCTGATGAGGGTCTTAGAAAAGATGGTCACATTTGAAATCGACCCAAAACGATATGATATCATCAAGGAACTT TATGGTCGGAGTCTGAGAAATTTTGATGCAGAGCAGCCACACCAGCATGCTGTGTACTTCACAAATGTTGTCATGTCCGAACAGCTGTGGACCCAGGAAGAGCTGCTTGATAGTCTGCAAG AGGTGAGCCTGGAGAAACTGAAGCTGTTCATACCTCAGCTGTTTTCCAAGATGTACATAGAGGGACTGGTGTATGGAAATGTCACTAGAAAG AGCTCATTAGCAATGTGTGAGATGTTGGAGGGAATCCTGCGTGAGAAGGTTGGCACGCGGGAACTCTTACCCAGTCAGAGACGCAGACTCAGGGAAATACAACTGCCTGATG GTTGTTACTATGTGTACCAGAAGACCAATGGTGTTCACAAGAGTTCCAGTATTGAGATCTATTACCAAGTGGGTCAACAGAAAACCAACACAAACATGCTCCTGGAGCTGTTTGTACAGATCATCAGTGAGCCGTGCTTCAACGTCCTCAGAACTAAGGAACAGCTAG GTTACATTGTGTTCAGTGGGATACGTCGTCAGAGTGGTGTACAGGGACTGAGGGTGATAGTCCAGTCTGATAAGCCTCCTCAGTATGTGGAAGGTCGCATCGAGGCTTTCTTGGATAGTATGAAG GAAACATTGAAGGACATGAAGGAGGAAGAGTTTCAGAAACATGTGTCAGCGTTGTCCATTAAGCGGCTTGAGAAACCAAAGAAGATGTCCACAGAGTATGCCAACTACACGTCCGAGATTGTTTCACAACAGTACAATTTTGACAGGG ATAATGTAGAGGTGTCATTTCTGAAAACCGTCACCAAAGATGATCTCTTCAACTTTTATCAG GACAACATAGCGGAGTCAGCACCAAGGCGGCACAAGTTGTCCGTCCATATCCTATCTACGGCTCCAAAACCCCAGGGTGATGGTGATGCTActgatactgctgctgctactgataCAACTGCTGCTGACAATAGCGAAGAGGCTGGAACACTGTTACAG CCGACCATTGTAGAAGATGTGAACGCATTCAAGCGAGACATGGGCCTGTTCCCCCTGGCCAAGCCATACATTGATCTACAAAAAGCGCTGTCAAAGTTGTGA